The segment GCGCCGTTCATCCGCGACCATATCATCCGCGTCACCGAGCGCGCGTTCGACGACTTCGCCTCGAGCGGCGTCGACAAGGCGGCGATCCGCAATCTGCTTGGTCTGGAGCGCGGCGACGCATGATCCGGCATCCGCTGAAACTCGGCATGGTCGGCGGCGGCGAAGGCGCGTTCATCGGCGCCGTGCACCGCATGGCGGCGGCGCTCGACGGCGACTGGCGGCTTACCGCCGGCGCCTTCAGCACCGATGCCGGCAAGAACGCCCGCACCGGTGACCTGCTGGGGCTCGATCCGGCGCGCGTCTACGCGACCTATGAGGCGCTGCTCGCGGGCGAAGCGGCGCTGTCGGAGAACGAGCGCATCGACGCGGTCGCGATCGTCACCCCGAACCACCTCCACGCACCCGTCGCGATCGCCGCGCTGAACGCCGGCTTCCACGTCTTCTGCGAAAAGCCGATGGCGATGAACAGCGACGAGGCCCGCGCCATCGCCGCCGCCGCGCGAGACAGCGGCAAGCAGTTCGCGCTCGCCTTCACCTATAGCGGCTATCCGCTGGTCGAGGAGGCGCGCGCCCGCGTCGCCCGCGGCGACTTCGGTGCGATCCGGCTGGTGCAGGTGGAATATATCCAGGGCTGGCTGAGCGGATCGCTCGACACCGAAGGCAACAAGCAGGCCGAGTGGCGCACCGATCCGGCGCGTGCCGGTCTCGGCGGCTGCCTCGGCGACATCGGCACCCACGCCTTCCACTTGGCCGAACTGGTCTCTGGCTTGCGCGTCGAGACGCTGTCGGCCGAACTGGCGACCCATGTCCCCGGCCGGCGCCTGGACGACGATGTCAGCGCGCTGCTCCGCTTCGAGGGCGGCGCGCGCGGCACGCTCAAGGCCACCCAGGTCGCCGCCGGTGAGGAAAACGGGCTGCGCCTGCGCATCCATGGCAAGCGCGGCGGGCTGGAATGGGCGCAGATGGAGCCGAACACGCTCACCCTGCGCTGGCTCGATCGCCCCACGGAGGTTCTCCGCGCCGGCGGACCGGGCCTGGGCGAGAGCACCACGCCCCTGCTCCGTACACCTGCCGGACATCCGGAAGGGTATATCGAAGCGTTTGCAAACCTTTATCGTGGGTTCGCACGCATTGTTCGCGGCGATTCGGCACAGGTGCCGGGCGTCGCGGACGGATTGCGGACGATGGCCTTTGTCGAGGCGATGATCGCCAATGCGAAGGCCGACACCAAATGGACCGAGATCGTAACCGGAGAGCGTACATGAAGTTCTGGATTGGCCTTGCCGCAACCGCGGCGCTGACGGCGAGCGCGCCCGCCTGGGCGCAGACCGCCCCGCCCGCCTTTGCCGCGTGCAAGGCGTGCCACACCGTCGAGAAGGGCGGCAAGAACGGCGTCGGCCCGAACCTCAACGGCGTGGTCGGTCGCCCGGCGGCTTCGGCGCCCGGCTTCAACTATTCGACCGCGCTCAAGAATTCGAAGCTGACCTGGGATCCGGCGACGCTCGACCAGTTCATTGCCGCGCCGATGAAGAAGGTGCCGGGCACCCGCATGCCGATCGGCATGGCCGATCCGGCCAAGCGCCAGCAGATCATCGCCTATCTGAAGGCGATGAGCGGCAAATGAGCGTGACGCGCCGCACCGTATTGGCCGGCGCGACGGCGATGCCCCTGGTGGCATCCTCGGCGCGCGGCCAGTCGAATGCGGCGCGGTTCTCGCTTCATTTTGCGCCGCACGAGGGCAGCTTCGCCAGCCGCGGCAACCGGCTGGAGCAGATCGCCTTCGCCGCCGACCAGGGCTTCACCGCCTGGGAGGACAATGAGGCGGCCGGCCGCACCGTCGACGAGCAGGTGGCGATGGCCAAGGCGCTGTCCAGCCGCGGCATGACGATGGGCGTGTTCGTCGCCTCGATGCCCAAATGGGGGCAGTCTCGGCCGATCCTGGGCGCGAACGACGGCGGCGAGCGCGAGGCGTTCCTGGCGGACATTCGCGCCGCGATCGACGTCGCCAAGCGGCTGAATGCCACGCGGATGACGGTGGTCACCGGCTTCCTCGATCCCAAGGTGCCGCTCGACATCCAGACCGCGCGGGTGATCGACCTGATGCGCCGCGCCGGCGACCTCGTCGCACCGCACGGGATGGCGCTGGTGATGGAGCCGCTCAACACCCGCACCAACCATCCGGGCGTCTACATGCAGAGCATCGCGCAGGGCTATGCGGTTGCGCGCGGGGCGAACAGCCCGGGGGTGAAGATCCTCGCCGACCTGTATCACGAGCAGATCCAGTCCGGGAACCTGATCCCGGTGCTCGACACCTGCTGGAGCGAGATCGGCTATATCCAGTTCGGCGACAATCCCGGACGCAACGAGCCGGGAACCGGCGAAATCAATTTCACGAACATCGTCCGCTGGCTGCGCGAGCGGAAATATGCCGGAACGATCGGCATGGAACATGGCAATTCGGTTAAAGGGCGCGCGGGCGAGGAGCGGCTGATCGCCGCTTATCGCACGATCGACGCCGTCTGAGGGGAGAGAGAAGCATGTCGAGACGCACAAGCGTGCTGCTCGCGGGTCTGGCGGCACTAGCCGCGACGCCCGCTGCGGCACAGGAAAAGCCGGGGTTCAAGGACACCCCGATCCTGCCGGGCGGCGGGAACTGGCACGTCCATGACTCGGACCGCCCCTACCCCAGCGTGGTCACCCCCGCGGCGCAGCCCGGCGGCGCGCCCTCGGATGCTATCGTGCTGTTCGACGGCCGCTCGCTCGATGCCTGGACCGCGCAGCGCAAGCTGTGGCCGGTGGCGAACGGCATCCTCACCGTACCGACGCGTGCGAGCAGCGGCGGCGAGAATGCGCTGGTCTCCAAGCAGAGCTTCGGCGACGTGCAGCTCCACCTCGAGTTCCGCTCGCCCAATCCGCCGACCAAGAGCTCGCAGGATCGCGGCAATAGCGGCATCTGGTTCATGCAGCGCTACGAGATCCAGATCCTCGACGGCTATCAGAACCCCACCTATGCCGATGGCACGGTAGGCGGCGTCTATGGCTGGAAGCCGCCGCTGGTGAACCCGTCGCGCAAGCCCGGCGAATGGCAGAGCTATGACGTGGTGTTCGAGCGCCCCCGTTTCGCCGCCGACGGCAAGCTGCTGCGCCCGGCCTATATCACCGCCTTCCTCAACGGCGTGCTGGTGCAGAACCACCAAGCCATGCTCGGCACCACCAACTGGCGCCATGTCGCCGAATATACCGCGCACGCCGATGCCCTGCCGATCCAGCTGCAGGACCATGACTCGCCGGTGTCGTTCCGCAACATCTGGGTGCGCCCGCTGCCCGAAGCGGCGATCGCGCAGGACCTTCCGGGAGACCGCAAATGAACATCGACCGTCGCGCCGCGCTCACCGGCGTGCTCGCCATGTTCGGGGCGGGTGTGTTCGCCCCCATCGCCCGCGCCGCGCAGATGACTGCGACGCAGCTGATCCCGGAGGGACCGCCCAGCGTTGCCGTGTTCAACCCCGCCCAGCGCGCGCTGATGACCGCGCTGAGCGAGCGGGTGATCCCCACCACCGACACGCCGGGCGCGATCGCCGCGGGCGTTCCCGCCTTCATCGAGAAGCTGCTCGCCGACTGGGCGATGCCGGACGACCGCATGCCGATCGTCGCCGGGCTCGATGCGATCGAGGCGCGTTCGCAGCAGGACTACAAGGTCTCGGCCGCCAAGTCGACGCCGGCGCAGCAGGACGCGCTGCTCACGCTGGCGATGAACGGCCAGATCGCAGGTGGCAAGACCTTCTTCGAGGCGTTCCGCCAGTTGGTGATCACGGGCTATTACACCTCGGAGATCGGCATCACCCAGGAACGCGAATATCTGCCGGTGCCGGGCGAATATAACGGCGCCTTCCCCTATTCTCAGGTCAACAAGGTGTACAGCGCATGATGATCACCCGTCGTACCCTGCTCGCCGGTGCGGGCGGCGTCACCGCCCTCGCACTGATGGATCGCCTGATCCCGCAGGCCTTCGCGGCGCAGATCCCCGCGGTGGGCATCCAGCTTTACACTGTGCGCGAGATCTTCCAAAAGGACCCGGTCGGCACGCTCCAGGCGATCGCGAAGATCGGCTATCGCGAGATCGAGTTCGGCGGTGGCGGCTATGACAGCATGGACCCGGCGATGCTCCGCCGGACCATGGATCAGGCCGGCCTGCGCTGCCCGTCGCTCCACATCGGCTATGACGCGCTGCTCGGCCAGTTCGACAAGTCGGTAGCGATGGCGCGCACGCTCGGCGCCAAGACGGTAATCCTGCCCTACATGACCGACGAGCATCGCACCGAGGCCGGCTGGAACGCGGCGCTGCCGAACTTCAACAAGTTCGCCCGCGACCTTAAAAAGGCAGGCTTCGACTTCGCCTATCACAATCACGACTTCGAGTTCACCAACAAGCCCGGCGGGGTCAGCCTCTACGACCGGTTCCTCAAGGCGACCGATCCCGCGATGGTGAAGGTGGAACTCGACCTCTATTGGGCCAAGCGCGCCGGCCAGGACCTGGGCGGGCTGATCGACCGGCTCAACAAGCGGCTCTATTCCTACCACGTCAAGGACATGCGCGCCGATGGCAGCATGGCCGCGGTCGGTACCGGCACGATCGACTTCGCGGCGCTGTTCAAACGCCCGTCCAGTGCGGGCGTGCACCATTTCTATGTCGAGAATGACGAGGCGCCCGCGCCCTATCTTCCGGACATCACTACCAGCTTCAAGACGCTGCAAGCGCTGCGCTTCTAACCAACAACACGCCCTGGGAGAGGGAAACGAACATGGCTGCAACCAACAGGTTCGATGCGATCGTCATCGGCTCGGGCGTTAGCGGCGGCTTTGCCGCCAAGGAACTGACGCAAAAGGGCCTCCGCGTCCTGATGCTCGACCGCGGCCGCATGGTCGAGCATGGCGAAGGCTATCCGTATGACGGCAAGCCCGCCTATGAGGTGCCCGCGCACAACATTATGCCCAAGCCGCTGCAGGAGCGCGATTATTTCATCGCCAAGCGCGGCTATGTGCAGCCCAGCAACATGGGCTTCTACAATAACGATCGCATGAACCCCTATGCGTTCGACGAGGGCAGCAAATTCTACTGGATCCGCCCCGGTGCGGTGGGTGGCAAGTCGCTGATCTGGGGCCGCTGGAGCTTCCGCTGGGCGCCCGAGGATTTCGACGCGAACAAGCGGGAGGGCGTCGATGGCGCCTGGCCGATCGGCTATGACGACATCGCGCCCTGGTACGCCAAGGTCGAGGATTATATCGGCGTCTCGGGCTCGCGCGAGAACCTGCCCTATCTGCCCGACAGCAACTTCCAGCCGCCGATGCCGATGAACGTCGCCGAGAAGTGGCTGAAGGAACGGCTGGAATCCAAGTTCCCGGGCCGCAAGCTGATCAACACCCGCCTCTCGAACATGACCGAGGACAAGCCCGACCAGGGCCGCACCAAGTGCCAGTTCCGCAACCAGTGCGGCAATGGCTGTTCGTTCGGCGCCTATTTCTCGACCCAGGCGGTCACCCTCCCCGCCGCCCGCGCGACCGGCAAGCTGACGCTCCAGTCGGACGCGGTGGTGACCAACCTCGAATATGACGCAGCGAAGAAGCGCGTCACCGGCGTGCGCTATGTCGATGCCAAGACCGGCCAGGCGCAGGTCGTGAATGCCGACCTCGTCTTCCTCTGCGCTTCGGCGATGGGATCGAACCAGATCCTGCTCAACTCGCGCGCCCAGGGCAGTGAGCGCAGCCATTTCGACAGCAGCGGCACGCTGGGCCGCTATGTCATGGACCATATCTTCCGCGTCGGCATCGACGGCGAGATTCCGGGCATGACCGACCTGATCGAATATGGCCGGCGCCCGGGCGGCGTCTACATCCCCCGCTTCCGCAACGTCGGCGGCGAGGAAGGCGTGGGCTTCAAGCGCGGCTATGGCTATCAGGGCAGCGCTTGGCGCCAGCCCGCGGGCCCGGTGGGCTTCGGTGCCGAGATGAAGCACGGCATGCGTCGCTACGGCCCCTGGCGGTTCAGCATGGGCGCGTTCGGCGAATGCCTGCCCTACAAGGACAACCATGTCTCGCTGCACCCCAGCAAGGTCGATCGTTTCGGGGTGCCGCTGATGCGCTTCGACGTGACCTTCCGCGAGAACGAACTGAAGCTGATCGCCGACGCCAAGGTGCAGGGCGAGGCGATGCTGCGCGCTGCCGGTCTGCAGAACGTGACGAGCAACGAGGGCGAGCATGTCCCCGGCGACGCCATCCACGAAATGGGCGGCGCGCGCATGGGCACCGATCCGCGTAATTCGGTGCTAAACGGCTTCAGCCAGGCGCACGATGCGCCCAACCTCTACGTCACCGACGGCGCCCAGATGGCCTCGGCCTCCTGCGTCAACCCGTCGCTGACCTTCATGGCGCTGACGATGCGCGCCGCGGACCACGCGGTGAAGCAGCTGCGGGGCTAAACCGAGGGAGCGCGCCCTTGGGGCGCGCTCACTTCGCATCAGAATTTTGAAAACCTGGCTGGGGCGGGAGGATTCGAACCTCCGAATGACGGTACCAAAAACCGTTGCCTTACCACTTGGCGACGCCCCACCGGGAAGCGGGCTTATAGAGCCTCAGAACAGACGTTCAAGCCACCCATGCGGATCCGGCGCCACCCCGCGCTGGATTCCCACCAGCTGCTCGCGCAAGCGCTCGGTGAGCAGACCCGGGCCGCCATTGCCGATCTGGAAGTCGAAGCCCGACCCGCGCACCGCGCCGATCGGCGTCACCACCGCGGCGGTGCCGCAGGCGAAGGCCTCGCGCAGGCGGCCGCTCTTGGCGTCCTGGCGCCACTGGTCGATCGTGTAGCGCTCCTCGCGCACCTCGACGCCCGCACCGCGCGCCAGCGTGATCAGCGACTCGCGCGTGATGCCCGGCAGGATCGTGCCCGAGAGCGGCGGGGTGGCGATGCTGCCGT is part of the Sphingomonas sp. genome and harbors:
- a CDS encoding Gfo/Idh/MocA family oxidoreductase — encoded protein: MIRHPLKLGMVGGGEGAFIGAVHRMAAALDGDWRLTAGAFSTDAGKNARTGDLLGLDPARVYATYEALLAGEAALSENERIDAVAIVTPNHLHAPVAIAALNAGFHVFCEKPMAMNSDEARAIAAAARDSGKQFALAFTYSGYPLVEEARARVARGDFGAIRLVQVEYIQGWLSGSLDTEGNKQAEWRTDPARAGLGGCLGDIGTHAFHLAELVSGLRVETLSAELATHVPGRRLDDDVSALLRFEGGARGTLKATQVAAGEENGLRLRIHGKRGGLEWAQMEPNTLTLRWLDRPTEVLRAGGPGLGESTTPLLRTPAGHPEGYIEAFANLYRGFARIVRGDSAQVPGVADGLRTMAFVEAMIANAKADTKWTEIVTGERT
- a CDS encoding c-type cytochrome → MKFWIGLAATAALTASAPAWAQTAPPAFAACKACHTVEKGGKNGVGPNLNGVVGRPAASAPGFNYSTALKNSKLTWDPATLDQFIAAPMKKVPGTRMPIGMADPAKRQQIIAYLKAMSGK
- a CDS encoding TIM barrel protein, whose translation is MSVTRRTVLAGATAMPLVASSARGQSNAARFSLHFAPHEGSFASRGNRLEQIAFAADQGFTAWEDNEAAGRTVDEQVAMAKALSSRGMTMGVFVASMPKWGQSRPILGANDGGEREAFLADIRAAIDVAKRLNATRMTVVTGFLDPKVPLDIQTARVIDLMRRAGDLVAPHGMALVMEPLNTRTNHPGVYMQSIAQGYAVARGANSPGVKILADLYHEQIQSGNLIPVLDTCWSEIGYIQFGDNPGRNEPGTGEINFTNIVRWLRERKYAGTIGMEHGNSVKGRAGEERLIAAYRTIDAV
- a CDS encoding DUF1080 domain-containing protein: MSRRTSVLLAGLAALAATPAAAQEKPGFKDTPILPGGGNWHVHDSDRPYPSVVTPAAQPGGAPSDAIVLFDGRSLDAWTAQRKLWPVANGILTVPTRASSGGENALVSKQSFGDVQLHLEFRSPNPPTKSSQDRGNSGIWFMQRYEIQILDGYQNPTYADGTVGGVYGWKPPLVNPSRKPGEWQSYDVVFERPRFAADGKLLRPAYITAFLNGVLVQNHQAMLGTTNWRHVAEYTAHADALPIQLQDHDSPVSFRNIWVRPLPEAAIAQDLPGDRK
- a CDS encoding gluconate 2-dehydrogenase subunit 3 family protein, whose amino-acid sequence is MNIDRRAALTGVLAMFGAGVFAPIARAAQMTATQLIPEGPPSVAVFNPAQRALMTALSERVIPTTDTPGAIAAGVPAFIEKLLADWAMPDDRMPIVAGLDAIEARSQQDYKVSAAKSTPAQQDALLTLAMNGQIAGGKTFFEAFRQLVITGYYTSEIGITQEREYLPVPGEYNGAFPYSQVNKVYSA
- a CDS encoding sugar phosphate isomerase/epimerase, which codes for MMITRRTLLAGAGGVTALALMDRLIPQAFAAQIPAVGIQLYTVREIFQKDPVGTLQAIAKIGYREIEFGGGGYDSMDPAMLRRTMDQAGLRCPSLHIGYDALLGQFDKSVAMARTLGAKTVILPYMTDEHRTEAGWNAALPNFNKFARDLKKAGFDFAYHNHDFEFTNKPGGVSLYDRFLKATDPAMVKVELDLYWAKRAGQDLGGLIDRLNKRLYSYHVKDMRADGSMAAVGTGTIDFAALFKRPSSAGVHHFYVENDEAPAPYLPDITTSFKTLQALRF
- a CDS encoding GMC family oxidoreductase, producing the protein MAATNRFDAIVIGSGVSGGFAAKELTQKGLRVLMLDRGRMVEHGEGYPYDGKPAYEVPAHNIMPKPLQERDYFIAKRGYVQPSNMGFYNNDRMNPYAFDEGSKFYWIRPGAVGGKSLIWGRWSFRWAPEDFDANKREGVDGAWPIGYDDIAPWYAKVEDYIGVSGSRENLPYLPDSNFQPPMPMNVAEKWLKERLESKFPGRKLINTRLSNMTEDKPDQGRTKCQFRNQCGNGCSFGAYFSTQAVTLPAARATGKLTLQSDAVVTNLEYDAAKKRVTGVRYVDAKTGQAQVVNADLVFLCASAMGSNQILLNSRAQGSERSHFDSSGTLGRYVMDHIFRVGIDGEIPGMTDLIEYGRRPGGVYIPRFRNVGGEEGVGFKRGYGYQGSAWRQPAGPVGFGAEMKHGMRRYGPWRFSMGAFGECLPYKDNHVSLHPSKVDRFGVPLMRFDVTFRENELKLIADAKVQGEAMLRAAGLQNVTSNEGEHVPGDAIHEMGGARMGTDPRNSVLNGFSQAHDAPNLYVTDGAQMASASCVNPSLTFMALTMRAADHAVKQLRG